One Gossypium hirsutum isolate 1008001.06 chromosome A11, Gossypium_hirsutum_v2.1, whole genome shotgun sequence genomic window carries:
- the LOC107924465 gene encoding importin subunit alpha-1b, whose protein sequence is MHPPQQPRPLSEQPETQPPQTLLDLITGVLSLLLLSSLTVRSFVGRWQVLRSKLCSLQSSLSSISESPHWNDNSLLHNLFPSLLSTLQRLKALSDQCILSSFTGGKLLMQSDLDIASSSLSNHLHDLDLLLRSGVLHQSNAIVLSHPGPGSDKDDLGFFIRDLFTRLQIGGIEFKKKALESLLQLLNDNEKSTPLVAKEGNVGYLISLLEANSQPLIREQAVLAVSVLASSSEDLRKIVFEEGGLGPLLRILETGSIALKEKAAIAVEAITADPENTWAISAYGGVSVLIEACRSGSQPTQTHAVGALRNVASVEDIRMALGEEGAVPVLFQLLISGTSAAQEKAANCISILASSGEYFRALIIQEKGLPRLMHLLQDLSSSDTVEHLLRTISSLSVLDSVSRILSSSTAFIIQLGEFIKHGNLILQQISACLLSKLSISDGNKRAISSCISSLVKLMESPKPVGLQEAAAQALVSLLTVRSNRKELVRDEKSVMRLVQMLDPKNEAVSKKFPLMVVTAVLGGGSGGCRKRLTAAGANKHLQSLAEIEVAGAKKALQRLAGNRLKSIFSRTWRE, encoded by the coding sequence ATGCATCCACCCCAACAACCGCGGCCGCTGTCTGAGCAACCAGAAACTCAACCACCGCAGACGCTTCTTGACTTAATCACCGGCGTTCTCTCTCTCCTCCTCCTTTCTTCTCTCACCGTCCGGTCTTTCGTCGGACGGTGGCAAGTCCTCCGATCGAAGCTCTGTTCCCTCCAATCATCTCTCTCCTCTATCTCCGAATCTCCTCACTGGAACGACAACTCTTTGCTTCATAATCTTTTCCCTTCCCTTCTCTCCACCCTTCAGCGTTTGAAAGCTCTCTCCGATCAATGTATCCTCTCTTCATTCACCGGCGGCAAACTCCTCATGCAAAGCGACCTCGACATAGCTTCGTCTTCTCTCTCCAACCATCTCCATGATCTCGATCTGCTTCTTAGGTCTGGCGTTCTTCACCAGTCCAACGCCATCGTTTTGTCTCACCCGGGACCTGGATCTGATAAAGACGATTTGGGTTTTTTCATCAGGGATCTTTTTACCCGACTTCAGATCGGAGGCATCGAGTTCAAAAAGAAAGCTTTAGAATCACTTCTTCAGCTTCTCAACGACAACGAGAAATCTACTCCGCTGGTTGCTAAAGAGGGAAATGTTGGCTATTTGATAAGTCTTCTCGAAGCTAACAGCCAACCTTTAATTCGAGAACAAGCCGTTTTGGCAGTATCGGTACTGGCTTCTTCAAGCGAAGATTTGAGAAAAATTGTTTTCGAGGAAGGAGGATTAGGGCCTTTACTGAGAATCCTTGAAACAGGTTCCATTGCTTTAAAAGAAAAGGCCGCGATTGCTGTTGAAGCAATCACCGCCGATCCCGAAAACACCTGGGCAATTTCAGCATACGGCGGAGTTTCGGTATTAATAGAAGCCTGCCGATCTGGCTCCCAACCGACACAAACCCACGCGGTTGGCGCTCTTCGAAACGTGGCTTCCGTGGAAGATATTAGAATGGCTTTGGGTGAAGAAGGTGCGGTTCCTGTTTTATTCCAGCTGTTAATCTCGGGTACCAGCGCTGCCCAAGAAAAAGCAGCCAATTGCATTTCGATACTCGCTTCTTCGGGCGAATATTTTCGTGCATTGATTATACAAGAAAAGGGATTGCCAAGATTAATGCATCTACTTCAAGATTTATCAAGTTCAGATACAGTCGAGCATCTTCTCCGCACGATCAGTTCGCTTTCGGTTTTAGATTCCGTTTCACGGATTTTATCATCTTCGACGGCCTTCATTATCCAATTGGGCGAGTTTATTAAGCACGGGAACTTGATTTTGCAACAGATTTCAGCTTGTTTGTTATCAAAGTTATCGATTAGTGATGGAAACAAGCGTGCCATTTCTAGTTGCATTAGTTCTTTGGTAAAATTAATGGAATCACCAAAGCCAGTAGGGTTACAGGAGGCGGCAGCCCAGGCGCTTGTTTCGCTACTGACGGTCCGGTCAAATAGGAAGGAGTTGGTTAGGGATGAGAAGAGCGTGATGAGACTGGTGCAGATGTTGGACCCCAAAAATGAGGCTGTGTCAAAGAAGTTTCCACTGATGGTGGTGACTGCAGTGTTGGGTGGAGGAAGCGGTGGTTGTAGGAAGAGACTGACGGCTGCCGGTGCCAATAAGCACCTGCAGAGTCTGGCGGAAATTGAAGTCGCCGGAGCAAAGAAAGCGCTTCAGAGACTAGCTGGAAATAGGCTAAAAAGCATTTTCAGCAGGACTTGGAGGGAATAA
- the LOC107923374 gene encoding clathrin coat assembly protein AP180: MPSKLKKAIGAVKDQTSISLAKVVNTNSASLEVAVLKATTHDKAPFDERYVDEILRTVSSNKLFAGIAARVIAKRLGKTKNWVVALKCLMLVLRIFQDGDPYFPKEVLHAMNHRTNILNLPTFRDECSSSPCDYTTFVKSFAFYLEERLECFLTGKLQRRFTFKEKQLSHPRARRANQQTVRHMKPPMLLDRISYWQRLLAKAIATKPIGSAKTNRLILVSFHAIVRESFDLYRDISNGLGLVLDGFFHLQHQSCVNAINYCVKASKQFEELSSLYEYCKSLPIGRTSDYPSVQRISEELIETLKVFLKDQASFPSAGISPPTKPPRLLRLLTSAAKDLSVLEIESQAGSSSIVCTSLEELMNQDEEPVVTMRSSFSTGTFWELSEKQYREQEDSYNAAETGSNHSLPIDQDQNTSLNFISFDEWPAVDANKTQGQQSSEPSSSSANGDKGCWELALIEPTPSPQPVPQASQNFANNNSFFDNWFQQDQASQNGANGASFPYNWFQEDHRNDQQASRNGANGASFTNSWFQEDHQNDHQAAQKGANGASFTNNWFQEDRRNHQQASQNGAIGVSFPNNWLQEDQRNDRQASQNGANGVCFTNSWLQEDLRNQQASQNGVMVHSYIDDWLLQQHHQQQWQASNDVANGHTCFDDWLKEDKSPEYASNQIIVSNGRSYFDDWFQANQRDQEERKSASNWSNNGSNESWELVLVEGTTPLSKASQHLADGIQPSMANHLFDHRPIVIQRQYNPFLEDETNISAAIATTANDNVAGFHERFFPMEPTFHATPTFYAQSSNEIPTPTFHAMPGSVSQHSNGTTTGFQGGETGEPFAPWPTMKANNNVPVDQQNVLFQRQLWLQ; this comes from the coding sequence ATGCCTAGCAAGTTAAAGAAGGCAATTGGTGCAGTGAAAGACCAAACCAGCATTAGCCTTGCCAAGGTCGTCAACACCAATTCTGCCAGCCTTGAAGTGGCAGTCCTCAAGGCCACCACCCACGACAAAGCCCCCTTTGACGAGCGTTACGTCGATGAAATCCTACGAACCGTCTCCTCCAACAAGCTCTTCGCGGGGATCGCCGCCCGTGTCATCGCCAAAAGATTAGGCAAAACAAAGAATTGGGTCGTCGCCCTCAAATGCTTGATGCTTGTCCTTCGCATTTTCCAAGATGGCGACCCTTATTTCCCTAAAGAAGTCCTCCATGCAATGAACCATCGAACCAATATCCTGAATCTCCCCACTTTCAGAGATGAATGCAGTTCCAGTCCTTGCGATTACACCACTTTTGTCAAGTCCTTCGCCTTCTATCTCGAAGAACGCTTGGAATGCTTCCTCACGGGGAAGCTTCAAAGGCGATTCACGTTCAAAGAGAAACAACTTAGCCATCCCAGGGCACGTCGAGCTAACCAACAAACTGTTCGACACATGAAGCCCCCCATGTTGCTCGATCGGATTTCCTATTGGCAACGGTTGCTTGCTAAAGCTATTGCCACAAAGCCCATAGGTTCAGCCAAGACGAACCGCTTGATCCTGGTTTCCTTCCATGCTATCGTACGAGAAAGCTTCGATCTTTACAGGGACATATCTAACGGGCTTGGGCTTGTCTTAGATGGTTTCTTTCATTTGCAGCATCAATCATGCGTTAATGCCATCAATTATTGCGTCAAAGCCAGCAAACAATTCGAAGAGCTTTCGAGTTTATACGAGTATTGTAAGAGCTTGCCAATTGGGAGAACCTCGGATTATCCGAGTGTGCAGAGGATATCAGAGGAGCTTATTGAGACATTGAAAGTGTTCTTAAAAGACCAAGCTTCGTTCCCATCAGCTGGGATATCACCACCTACGAAACCACCTCGTTTGCTTCGTCTCCTAACGTCAGCCGCCAAGGATCTCTCAGTTTTGGAGATAGAATCTCAGGCCGGTTCGAGCTCGATTGTTTGTACATCGTTGGAAGAATTGATGAATCAAGATGAAGAACCTGTTGTAACAATGAGGTCATCTTTCTCGACGGGGACTTTCTGGGAGTTGTCTGAAAAACAATATCGCGAGCAAGAAGATTCGTATAATGCCGCTGAAACTGGCTCCAACCATTCCTTACCCATTGATCAAGATCAAAATACGAGTTTAAATTTTATATCCTTCGATGAGTGGCCAGCAGTAGATGCTAATAAAACCCAAGGACAACAAAGTTCAGAGCCATCATCATCTTCAGCTAATGGTGACAAGGGTTGTTGGGAACTTGCTTTAATAGAGCCCACGCCGTCGCCACAACCTGTGCCACAGGCTTCCCAAAACTTTGCTAATAATAACTCTTTCTTCGACAACTGGTTTCAGCAAGACCAAGCTTCTCAAAATGGAGCAAATGGTGCCTCTTTTCCCTACAATTGGTTTCAAGAAGATCATAGAAATGATCAGCAAGCTTCTCGAAATGGAGCCAATGGTGCCTCTTTTACCAACAGTTGGTTTCAAGAAGATCATCAAAATGATCACCAAGCTGCTCAAAAAGGAGCCAATGGAGCCTCTTTTACAAACAATTGGTTTCAAGAAGATCGTAGAAATCATCAGCAAGCTTCTCAAAATGGAGCCATTGGTGTCTCTTTTCCCAACAACTGGCTTCAAGAAGATCAAAGAAATGACCGACAAGCTTCTCAAAATGGAGCCAATGGTGTCTGCTTTACCAACAGCTGGCTCCAAGAAGATCTTAGAAATCAGCAAGCGTCTCAAAATGGAGTCATGGTTCATTCATATATCGATGACTGGCTACTGCAACAACACCATCAACAACAATGGCAAGCTTCGAATGATGTAGCCAATGGCCATACGTGTTTCGATGACTGGTTAAAAGAAGATAAAAGTCCAGAGTATGCCTCTAATCAAATTATCGTATCCAATGGCCGCTCTTATTTCGATGATTGGTTTCAAGCAAACCAAAGAGACCAAGAAGAACGAAAATCAGCTTCGAATTGGAGCAACAATGGCAGTAACGAAAGCTGGGAGCTTGTGTTGGTAGAAGGCACAACGCCACTTTCAAAAGCTTCTCAACATTTAGCCGATGGAATCCAACCTTCAATGGCGAATCATTTATTTGATCACAGACCCATAGTGATTCAACGCCAATATAATCCATTTCTCGAAGATGAAACAAATATATCAGCAGCCATTGCCACCACTGCCAATGACAATGTTGCTGGTTTCCATGAAAGGTTCTTCCCAATGGAACCAACATTTCATGCAACACCAACTTTTTACGCTCAAAGCAGTAATGAAATACCGACACCGACGTTTCATGCGATGCCAGGTTCGGTTTCCCAGCATTCTAATGGGACAACAACAGGGTTTCAGGGTGGTGAAACTGGCGAGCCTTTCGCCCCATGGCCAACTATGAAAGCTAACAACAATGTGCCAGTGGATCAACAAAATGTATTATTTCAACGACAGTTGTGGTTGCAGTGA